The DNA region tgacaaaaatAAAGTGATAGTTGAAGGgatgagatgaaaaaaaataaattaaatatataaataaacattatagaaaaatgtaaatcaaattaaaaataaaaaagaaattttttaatgAGGGGATTTAAAATGATGcatagaacaacaaaatattttaaccGACACAAATTATAATCTTTATTTTTGGGAAATCGGAAGTGTACCATTAACTCCTCCCCCGGCAAATGACAACGACGTAAACAACGTTATTCACGGCTTTACAATTGACGACCATAAGACATAAGTCTAAAATTGAGTATTTAATGCCAATGgttaaaatgggtatttaaaGTGAGTCACCTAATTATAACAATTCAAATGGTTATTATCCAAAGATAACAACGTAGAtgaatttcaaattattttttaatataaatatagtaaatatttttagttattataataaatctcaaatttaatatattaaaattttaaataaatttttaattaaatttattatacttCAATAAAACATGTGAAtgtctcatataaaaatttattttactttagtaTTTGTATTATTCCAAAACTTTATTACTTTACTTCTATTATTCTGTTAAATTTACACCTAACTCAAAAACACGTTAGATATTTGACTTGAATAATACATGAAAATAGAATAACAACTGACATGGTCTCCTTAACTATCCGTACATCGCAAGTTTGCTAAATTCACAACCAAAACTATGAGTTATTCCACAGTTTCTCATGTTGCCCATGATTCCTACACTGATTACCCTCCTCCACCTCCAGGTTTTTTTCATTTCCTGCTTTCttatttctaatttaattatactttattttgactCTGTTATTGATTGTTGTATTCGCCTTAATATTGTTGTTAATGATCGATTGAGCAGGTGGATATCCTGCACCTGTCCCGCCACCACCACCTCGCCCAGGATTTGCACAGGGATATGGCCTTGGGCCTGCTCCCCGGCCTGAGTATCAACGATACTTTGCTGATAACTACCCACCTCAAGTAACCCATGTTCATCACAGTGGCCCAACTCATCGCCCCTATCACCCACCTTATGACCAGCCCTATGATGGCTGTTCTTCCTTCCTCAGCGCTTGGTATGTGATCTATTCTCTGCTCTTTAATTTATAGTtaggaaatttttattttgattttaattcatATCAAAATCGAAGACTTTTAATATACTTGCAACGTTTGCTTTTTTCGATCAAGTTACCTTAATtgtcctatttttatttttggtatgaattttttacttttatacctttagtagctttatcctattttcaattataccctccattatccatactaattttcttcccttatattaaaaactcataataccacTATCTATCCTACTCGTAGAGtctcacttttgactctccttgaaatccgtgaaaagtcaaatgggactcttaaggtgaataagagggagtactcaatatctctaattatatataataaaagattataaaaatttaatattaataatctttataatgagataaatcaaataaaatctcacttaaccatttttttaacttataaattaaaaattaattacaaattagaAGTGATGATTTAATAATGATTTAATCAGGCAGCAGTTTAAAGTCTtactcgaaaaaaaaaattatgtattgGCTATTTAAATTTTAGTTCAAAATTCTGACTTGATTCCTAAATTCTAACGGAGATTGTGTATACAGTTTGTCTGTTTTTTGTTGCTGCTGTCTCCTGGAGCAGTGTTGCAGACCCAAGTGGTGATCCCTTGTGGTGTTTGttgaaacaatatatataacCATAAATCATAATAGTATAATAAAGTAATAAGTtgttaattaatgtttttgcgGTGTTATATGAACCGTTTCAATTACGTTTGTAATATCTTAGTTTAATCATGGATGTTAATTACTATCAACAAGATTATCAGCATATAATTAACTTGGATAATGTTATTAATGTAGATTGATTGTGTATTCTGAATGTTTATTACAGTTATACGTATTACATTTTACTATTTATGTAATTcatcaatgtgttattttgattagcTTTACATtgaattaggaaaaattatcctgaataatacgaattttcactgattttcctacaataatacgaactttcaattaaccatgaataatacgaactttgatacatatttcccgctggcataccattttacctgttaccagtaaacttactcattccttaaaaaaaaatttttggctgataaaactaagtaagaaaaattaccttgaataatacgaactttcactgattttcctacaataatacgaactttcaattaactatgaataaaatacgaactttgatacatatttcccgctagcataatgaagaaatggggaatttaccgtttctccaggtaaagaaccggtcaggtatggtagcgggaaatatgtattaaagttcgtattattcatggttaattgaaagttcgtattattgtaggaaaatcagtgaaagttcgtattattcagggtaatttttccattgaattatgcataattaaaaaaattaatgttatgACAATACGATTAATCGATTCAAACAAtattaatgtaaaataatattttataaatacattatGGATCAATTAGAATTTAAGGTGTACAGTATTAGTTGTAAAATTGTTCAAGATTAACGTTATtccaattcttcatcatcgtcatccTATCCAGTGTactccgctcatagaaaaactatggagaGGGTCTACGGAGTGAAGGACACATACCTATAAAGAAGAGCGCGGCCAAAAGAGTCCCCAGACTCGAGAAAAATAAAGAGACGTAATTATatagaaaagataaattaaaagcctataaataaaataaatgagtaaaaccaactacaaaataaagaaaacaaaaaactaattataaagaaacgagagaagcaggagggcaagaacaccaaaaggtaatctaagaagacatcagtagtctaaaacatgaatatggcatggcgcctccaactacccctatccctatcaggccctcagagaggtttaactcatgcaagtcaacttttatttgctcatccgaAGTTCTCCTGCGTCTTTCttgactcctct from Amaranthus tricolor cultivar Red isolate AtriRed21 chromosome 3, ASM2621246v1, whole genome shotgun sequence includes:
- the LOC130808205 gene encoding protein CYSTEINE-RICH TRANSMEMBRANE MODULE 10-like, encoding MSYSTVSHVAHDSYTDYPPPPPGGYPAPVPPPPPRPGFAQGYGLGPAPRPEYQRYFADNYPPQVTHVHHSGPTHRPYHPPYDQPYDGCSSFLSACLSVFCCCCLLEQCCRPKW